Proteins from a single region of Chloroflexota bacterium:
- the hisS gene encoding histidine--tRNA ligase, with protein MPERITPRLPRGMRDILPEKMILRDYVMNTIRTVFEQFGFEPLHTPAVELAETLMGKYGPDAERLIYDVRQRQGQEALALRYDLSVPLSRVVAMNPDLLLPFKRYQIAPVWRAERPQKGRYREFYQCDADIVGSASMLADAEIIAVIYTVLERLGFQRYTTRINNRKVLTGIGIYSGVAGEALGQLYRSIDKLDRIGMDGVRKELRDAGIAEDVIARMVDLLEIRGDSMAIIPEMMQRLEGIDIAAEGLAELKGLVSYLDAMGVPEGAYQIDFAMVRGLDYYTGPIYETVVEEPKIGSITGGGRYDRLIEMFSSRGYPATGTTIGIERIIDVMDELHMFPASLRRTLVEVLVLQFDPGLLAETLRFTRALREQGLRVELYFEADSVKKQFRYASRKGIPFAAILGPDEAAQGQVTIKNLDLGKQRTVPQAQAADIIRNWGREA; from the coding sequence ATGCCCGAACGCATCACACCGCGCCTACCCAGAGGAATGCGCGACATCTTGCCGGAGAAGATGATTCTCCGCGACTACGTCATGAACACCATCCGCACCGTGTTTGAGCAATTCGGGTTTGAGCCGCTGCACACGCCCGCCGTGGAACTGGCCGAGACGCTCATGGGCAAGTACGGCCCCGACGCCGAACGCCTCATCTACGACGTGCGCCAGAGGCAGGGGCAGGAGGCACTCGCCCTGCGCTACGACCTCTCGGTGCCGCTGAGCCGCGTCGTCGCCATGAATCCCGACCTGCTGCTCCCCTTCAAGCGTTATCAGATCGCCCCTGTGTGGCGGGCCGAACGGCCCCAGAAGGGCCGCTATCGGGAGTTCTACCAGTGCGACGCCGACATCGTGGGTTCCGCCAGCATGTTGGCCGACGCCGAGATCATCGCGGTCATCTATACCGTCCTGGAGCGGCTCGGCTTCCAGCGCTACACCACGCGTATCAACAACCGTAAGGTGCTCACCGGCATCGGCATCTATTCAGGCGTCGCCGGCGAGGCGCTGGGGCAACTGTATCGCTCCATTGACAAGTTGGACCGCATCGGGATGGACGGCGTCCGCAAGGAACTTCGGGACGCGGGCATCGCCGAAGACGTTATCGCGCGCATGGTGGATCTGCTGGAAATCCGAGGCGACAGCATGGCCATCATCCCCGAGATGATGCAGCGGCTGGAAGGCATAGACATCGCCGCCGAGGGCCTCGCCGAACTGAAGGGCCTGGTGTCGTACCTGGACGCCATGGGCGTGCCCGAAGGCGCCTACCAGATTGACTTCGCCATGGTGCGCGGCCTGGACTACTACACCGGCCCCATCTACGAGACCGTCGTGGAGGAGCCGAAGATCGGCAGCATCACCGGCGGAGGGCGGTACGACCGTCTGATTGAGATGTTCTCCAGCAGGGGCTACCCGGCCACGGGCACCACCATCGGGATTGAGCGCATCATAGACGTGATGGACGAACTCCACATGTTCCCGGCGTCGCTCCGCCGCACGCTGGTGGAGGTGCTGGTGCTCCAGTTTGACCCCGGCCTGCTGGCCGAGACGCTTCGCTTCACCCGCGCCCTGCGCGAACAGGGCCTGCGCGTGGAGTTGTACTTTGAGGCCGACTCGGTGAAGAAGCAATTCCGGTACGCCAGTCGCAAGGGCATCCCGTTCGCCGCGATCCTGGGCCCCGACGAGGCCGCACAGGGGCAGGTTACCATCAAGAACCTGGACCTGGGCAAGCAGCGCACGGTGCCGCAGGCCCAGGCCGCAGACATCATTCGCAATTGGGGCAGGGAAGCGTAA